From Bacillus basilensis, a single genomic window includes:
- a CDS encoding major tail protein — translation MAATKEKELLYPVGIESLYIAMMEGGKDTKAQIPTYDKEIYQMDNIVEIGIAGNSTVTQKWASNKLFVNASKNSKYTLSLSHVALPQIVKDAIYGYLAEKGVVFNKATLKEFPMFAVGFVAPLSDGSRIGRWYPRVQVTPGEEKFTTTTEEAEIQDQALAMEATPLLFNDVTEVDFSEARSSATGITVEEFMKQVICDKSQLSLLGTGTGE, via the coding sequence ATGGCAGCAACAAAAGAAAAAGAACTATTGTATCCAGTAGGTATTGAGTCATTGTACATTGCAATGATGGAAGGCGGTAAAGATACGAAAGCTCAGATTCCTACTTATGATAAAGAAATCTATCAAATGGATAACATCGTTGAGATTGGCATTGCAGGTAATAGTACAGTAACTCAGAAGTGGGCATCTAATAAATTATTTGTTAATGCAAGTAAAAATTCAAAGTATACATTGTCTTTAAGTCATGTAGCTTTACCGCAAATCGTTAAAGATGCAATCTATGGTTATCTAGCTGAAAAAGGTGTTGTATTCAATAAAGCAACGTTAAAAGAGTTTCCAATGTTTGCAGTTGGCTTTGTAGCCCCTTTAAGTGACGGTTCGCGTATCGGACGTTGGTATCCTCGTGTACAAGTTACGCCAGGTGAAGAGAAATTTACTACCACAACGGAAGAAGCAGAAATTCAAGATCAAGCGTTAGCTATGGAAGCTACTCCTTTGTTATTCAATGATGTAACAGAAGTAGACTTTTCGGAAGCTCGTTCTTCAGCAACAGGTATTACTGTTGAGGAATTTATGAAACAGGTTATTTGTGATAAATCTCAATTATCGTTGCTAGGAACAGGCACAGGAGAATAG